The following nucleotide sequence is from Ferroacidibacillus organovorans.
TCAGGTTTTGCGCAGTTGGTATGGCGAACAAGCAACTGCAATGCGTGAGCATGTCGAACAGTCAGCCATCACAATCAGTCGGGCGCTTGAGCAATTCGTCACAGGACCGCTCGGAGAACTCGGGCTTGACATGGGGATCTCAGAGGATGACCGAATCGTGTTGTTTGAAGCAAACGCAAAGCCTGGACGCACCATTTTTCATCACCCATCATTAAAAAAACAGGCGGAAGCGTCGCGCAGGATGCTGCTCTCTTATGCGTGGAGCCTGGCACGCCATCCAAGCGAAGCCCAGTCAAAATTCGATAGCATCTCACCCGGTCCGGAATGGATTACCCCTCTTGAAGATCCTGCCTTAAAAGCGACGGTATTTTTCAAATCGCGGGAGACTCGGGCCCGATGAGTATCGGCGTGCTTACGGCAAGCGTGACGCGCGGCAAACCGGGTGGCGACATCACGCATTTTCGCAGGCTTGTCCGTCTTGGTGAGCAGATGGAGATTCCTATCCTCATTTACAGTTTGAAACCAAGTGGTGCGCTGGAGACGTTTGCGTGGAATGCATCCGCAGGCGGCTTCTCGGAAATTCCGATGAGGCAGTTGCCGCGCGTGCTTTACAATCGCATTCCGACGCGCAGGCTGGAACAAATGGACTGGGTGACATCTTTTAAGGATCGCTTTTTGCGCGAAGGAAGAACGATTACGAATCCAGGTTTTCTCTATAAAGACGAACTTGCAAAGGTTTGGTCGCGTGCTCCGGAATTGTCTGCAAACCTTCCTGTCACCCTCGTGTCGCCGTCGTTTGAAGAGGCGCTTCTCGCGTTTCGCGAGTATCCGGTTTGGTATTTGAAACCGGCGCACGGCAAGGCTGGAATGGGAATCAAGCGGCTGAAGTGCGGAGATCGCGCGATTGAGATCACCCATCAAGAAAAAGGCCGCATGCGCACGTCAGAGTTGCTGGATGAAAAGATGGTTCAGGCATTTTGGCGGAATCTTCCTGCGCGCTTTGTGTTGCAACGTGAAGCAAAAACCTTGGCGCTTGACGGCTGTCGCGCTGATGTGAGGCTATTGCTGCATCGTGATCTGCGGGATGGTTTTACGCGCTCAGGCGCCGGTGTGCGCATTGGACCGCGCGAAGGGATTACAACCCACGTCCCAAATGGCGGACGATTGGCGACGCTCAACAAGACGCTTAAAAGCCTTTATGGAAAGCGCAGCGAAGAGGTAGACGCGCGGATTGAAGAGGTTGTCCAAGCTGGCGCGCGGGCGATTGAACTCGGGTGCGGCGGGGTCTGGTGTGAGCTCTCGTTTGATCTTGGCTTGTCACCGGAGGGAACGCCGATTCTTTTTGAGGCGAATGCCAAACCGATGAAGTTTGATGAAACAAGGATTGAAACAAAAGGAAAAATGCAGCTTTTGCGAACACTTTCGCACATGGCAAGGCGTTGAGACTGGCGAAAACTGACGGTTGCGCGAAACGTGCACACTTGCTATGATGTTCACACCTGCCGTGTGCGTATGGGGCTTATGTTTTGAACCTTACGTGTTATAAGGGAAACAGATCGGCGTTTCGTGCTGGCATGCCCTCCTGAGAAGGGACGTCAAACACTCGAAACCACAGTTGCCCACCTGCGAGAGCAGGTTCGAAAACACGCGTCCTTTACGGCATGCGCGGGTTTTATATGAAAAGACAAGTGAACTGCCGCAGGGATGTCTTCCTGCGGCTTTTGCATGGATAATTTGTCACTTAAATGAACTTCCGATAAACTAGAGTGAATGAGAACAGGGAGGAACAACCTGGTGCTGCGAAGTGAACTTGACCCCGCATTGACGGTGCACCGTCCCTCGATTCCCGTGCAGGAAGCGCTGAAACATGCGGCGGGCTTGCGCGAAGATCTAAAGGACGCGTATCGCGGGAAACGCTATCTTTTAAAAACTTATGGATGTCAAATGAATGAGCACGATTCAGAGATGATAGCCGGTCTCCTTGAGGAAATGGGTTATGCCGCGACAACGGATGAAACGGCTGCGGATCTGATTCTTTTTAATACGTGTGCGGTGCGGGAGAATGCGGAGAATAAAGTGTTTGGCGAGATCGGGCGCGTCAAGCCGCTCAAGCAACTCAATCCGCAGCTGTTGCTTGGCGTCTGCGGATGTATGCCGCAAGAAGCTGCGGTGCAGGAGCGCGTGCGCAGCACGTACCCTTGGGTGGATGTCGTCTTTGGCACGCATAACATTCATCGCATGCCCGAGTTGATTGAACAGGCGAGCAACGCTTTTGAAACGGTCATGGAAGTCTGGGAACAGTCGACGGAGACGTTTGACGAACTGCCAAAGGCACGCACAGACCAGACGCGCGCCTGGGTCAACATCCAGTATGGGTGCAATAAGTTTTGCACGTATTGCATTGTGCCGTATACACGCGGTCGCGAACGCAGCCGAACGATGGAGAGCATTGTTTCCGAAGTTGAGGAACTCGCGGCGCGCGGCTTTCGGGAAGTGACACTTCTTGGTCAAAATGTGAATGATTACGGACTGGATCTTGGCACACAGTTTTCTTTTCTGCTGCGTGCGGTGGGACGTGTCGCGGGGATCGAACGGGTGCGCTTTACCACGTCTAATCCATGGAATTTTACGGATGACTTAATTGAGGCAATCGCCGAGACGAAGAGCGTTTGCCATCACATTCACCTCCCGGTGCAGTCGGGAAGCAATGCGGTCTTAAAGCGGATGAATCGCGGCTACACGCGCGAGTATTATCTCGATCTGGTGAGAAAGATCCGCGAGCGGATTCCGGATGTTGCGCTGACAACCGATTTGATTGTAGGTTTTCCGGGCGAGACAGAGCAGGACTTTCAAGAGACACTCGCGCTGGTTTCAGACGTTGCGTTTGACAATGCGTATACGTTTTCGTACTCAGCGCGGGCAGGCACACCGGCGGCAGGTTTTAAAGATGCCGTATCAGAAGATGAGAAAAAACAGCGCCTGGCGCGCCTTATGGCCGTGCAAGATCGTTTTACGCTCTTGGCGAGCCAGCGCATGGTAGGAAAGACCGTGCGCGTTTTGGTAGAAGGCGTTTCGCGCACGAATGGCCATGTCCTTGCTGCGCGCACAGATACGAACAAGCTGGTGTTGATTGAAGGACCGCTTCGGTGGATCGGGCAGACGCTTGATGTGCGCATCGTATCTGCCAACACGTGGACGCTGCGTGGAGAATGTGTAGAAAAAGAGCGTGAGGCGAGGACAGGATCATGAAGACACCGATGCTAGACCAGTATGATCGCATCAAGGCGTCCTGTCCGGACGCCCTTTTGATGTATCGCCTCGGGGATTTCTATGAGCTGTTTTACGATGACGCAACGCTTGCAAGCGAGCTTCTCGGGCTGACTCTCACAGGTCGGGGCAAGGGGGAATCGCGCATTCCGATGTGTGGCGTGCCCGTTCATGCGGCAGAAGGATACATTGGGAAATTGGTGATCGCCGGGCTGCGCGTGGCGATCTGCGAACAGGTCGAAGACCCGCGCAGCGTAAAGGGAATCGTTCGCCGCGAGATCGTGCGCATCGTGACGCCAGGGACGGCGCATGAGTATTTGCGTGAGGAAGACGGGCTGCTGCGCATCGGGACACTAGAGGTGAACAAGGCGCATTCCGGGGCAGTGGTTGCGGCAATCCTTGACCCGCTGACGGGAGATTGTCTGCGCATGGAGGCGACAGCGCAGGAGATCCTTGGCTGGTTTAAAACAGCGGGTGTGCGTGAACTGATTGTCGACAGTCGAACATCCGATCAGGCGAGCAAAATGATCGGGGAGCTGGCGACGGCACTCTCTGTCCTCGTTTCCCGTCTGCCAGCAGAGCGGGCGGTACACACACAGGATAGCCTGGCACAGGTCGTCGAGTCGCGTCTGGTGGCATATGTGTCGTATACGCTGTGCGCGACACCGCTTCATATGAAGCCTTCAATGTCTATCAATGACACACCCCATCTTTTTATCTCAGCCGCAACGGCCCATCACCTGGAACTGCTTGAGCCGCGCCGCTTTTCAAAGCGCTCGACGTCACTCTATGATTTTCTTCATGCGACCCACACCGCGATGGGAAAGCGCGTGCTGCGCCAGATGATCCTTTATCCGCTGGCGGATAGCAAGGCGATTGAGGCGCGGCTCACTGTGCTTGACCATATGCTTGAAAACGCGGTTGCCCGCGCTGAGACAGCAGAACTATTGCGCGGGTTTCGCGATCTTGAGAAGATGTGCGCGCGCCTTTCAAGCGGTGCTGCGGGACCGCGCGATCTGCTCTTTATCGCGCAGTCAATGCGCCGCGCCGTGCGGATTCGAAAAATCTGGGAACAGATTGCGACTGCGCACGCTGTTCACGCGCTGCTTGTCGATCTGCCGCGCGATGATGCACAGGATGTGCGGGTTGAGGCGCTGCTGGTGGATGATCCGCCTGCCGTCGAGCGCGCACTTGGCGTGATTCGAGAAGGGGTCGACCCAGAGATCGACCGCCTGCGGCGCATCGCGCAGGACAGTCGCTCCTACATGGCGGAACTCGAAGCGCGCGAACGGCAGCGGACAGGCATTCGCTCGCTGAAAGTCGCTTACAACAGGGTGTTTGGATACTACATCGAAGTGACAGCGAGCAATCGCGCTTTGGTGCCGGAAGATTATGAGCGAAAGCAGACACTGGCTGGCGCCGAGCGATACGTCACGCAAGAATTGCGACTGCGGGAGGCGGAGATTCTCTCTGCAGAGGAAAAGTTGCGCGACCGCGAGGAGGGCATCGTGCGCGACATGATGGGAGACATGCGACAGCGCGTCCCCGAGATTCAAAAGACGGCGACGCAGATCGGATGGCTCGATGCCTTTCTTGCTCTCGCCGAAATCGCACTGCGCTACCGTTTTTCGCGCCCAGTGCTCGATGACAGTATCGATCTTGAAATCAGGGCGGGTCGCCATCCGGTCGTTGAGCAGGGGCTTTCTGGAACGTATGTACCGAATGACACGATTCTTACGGAAAATCGGCAGCTTGCAATCATCACAGGTCCAAACATGGGCGGAAAGAGTACCTACATGCGGCAAGTGGCGCTGATTGTGATCCTTGCGCAAATCGGCTCCTATGTTCCGGCGGAGTACGCGCGTGTCGGGATTGTGGACAAGCTGTTTACGCGCATCGGGGCTTCGGATGACGTCGCGTCTGGACAGAGCACGTTCATGGTGGAGATGGCAGAGACTGCGGAATTGCTCACGATGGCGACAGAGAGAAGCTTGATCTTGCTCGATGAGATTGGGCGCGGCACAGCAACGTACGACGGTCTGTCGATCGCGGAGGCGGTGGTTGAATATTTGCATGATCAGGTCAAGGCGCGGACCCTTTTTGCGACGCATTATCACGAGCTGACAGAGCTTTCGTTGCGCCTGCCGCGTGTTTTCAACCTCTCGGTGGCGGCTTCCACTGAGCGGGATTCGCTCATCTTTCTCCATCATGTAAGCGAGGGGCCGGCTGATCGCTCCTATGGCATCGATGTTGCGAAACTGGCCGGGGTGCCCAAACGGGTAACGGCGCGCGCGCGCGTGCTGCTTAAAGAGCGTGAGACGCAGGCGCGCCAGATGAATCGCGAACAGGTTTCTTTTTTTGACGATCAGGCGCTGCAGGAAGACCGCGAATCTCTAGCGATTCTTGAGACAATTACGGAGCTTCCCCTAGATGAGTGGACACCTCGCGAGGCGCTTTTGTACCTCTTTGAACTGCGCGATCGCCTGCGCAGCGCGCGCGGGAACGAAAAAGAAGGGGTGGGCGCATGGGACGCATCGCGCAACTGAGTGAGCTTGTCGCAAACCAGATTGCGGCGGGTGAAGTGGTCGAACGGCCGGCGTCAGTCATCCGCGAACTCCTTGACAATGCGATTGACGCAGGGGCGACAAAAATTGACATCACGGTGACGGGCGGCGGGCTCACGCGCATGGAAGTGCAGGATAACGGCTGCGGGATGGATGAAGAAGATCTGAACCTTTCTATCATTCGTCACGCGACGAGCAAGCTGCGTACGATGGACGATTTTCGCAAACTGCACACACTCGGTTTTCGCGGCGAGGCGCTCCCCTCCATTGCATCGGTCAGCCGGATGACACTTCGCTCGCGCGTCGATTTACATCCTGGCGGCATTGAGCTGCGCGTGATCGGCGGTGAGAAGATTGAACAGTCAACAGTTGGCATGGCGCGCGGAACACGGGTCATCGTGGAAGATCTCTTTTATAACACGCCAGCGCGACTCAAGTTTGTGCGCTCTCTTCAGACGGAGGTCAGTCACATTACGGAGGTTGTGACAAAACGGGCGATGGCGTACCCATCGATTGCATTTACGCTAAAGGTCGATGGCAAGTTGGTTTTTTTGACGCCAGGCAGCGGTGATTTGACCGCTGTGTTTCTCTCGCTCTACGGCGCGGATGTGACAAAACGCGCTCTCGCAGTGCATGAAACACGTCCCGATCTGCGTGTGAGCGGCCTGATTGGCGCACCGCAAGACGCGCGCACCGCCCGTCACGCGATGTGGTTTTATGTGAATCAGCGCCCCATCCGCAGCCAAGCGTTGCAATTTGCCGTCATCGAGGGATATGGAACGGCGCTGTTCAAAGGGCGGTATCCGCTGACTGCGCTGTTTCTTGAGATGGATCCGGCGCTTGTTGATGTGAACATTCATCCAAGCAAGCTAGAGGTTCGCTTCAGTGAGGAACAGGATGTGCGGGATGCGGTGACGCGGGCAATCAAGGCGGCGCTTTTGACAGGGCTGTACATCCCTGACTTGTCTTTGCATACGGCACTTCCCGATGAACCACTG
It contains:
- the mutL gene encoding DNA mismatch repair endonuclease MutL, yielding MGRIAQLSELVANQIAAGEVVERPASVIRELLDNAIDAGATKIDITVTGGGLTRMEVQDNGCGMDEEDLNLSIIRHATSKLRTMDDFRKLHTLGFRGEALPSIASVSRMTLRSRVDLHPGGIELRVIGGEKIEQSTVGMARGTRVIVEDLFYNTPARLKFVRSLQTEVSHITEVVTKRAMAYPSIAFTLKVDGKLVFLTPGSGDLTAVFLSLYGADVTKRALAVHETRPDLRVSGLIGAPQDARTARHAMWFYVNQRPIRSQALQFAVIEGYGTALFKGRYPLTALFLEMDPALVDVNIHPSKLEVRFSEEQDVRDAVTRAIKAALLTGLYIPDLSLHTALPDEPLRLREQPPASEYSPRQLAFHGAAPIESAPAQIPRQNQDQAVRVYDSQSREKKTLATFAHPPAAKAPSSLDQGAEFAEAMMRTHAREQRLTSASADNRQTGARLRPLAQALSMYVVAEDDDAVYLIDQHAAHERVLYERFMVMAGSGNSQTQELLVPLTFSLTPAAFFRVMERVDDAKRLGLVYEAFGEHDLVVRAVPLWWQGVPLDRMVHEVIDTFLEEEGVDQKTWEKRVILRACKAAIKANQRLSMLEMQALLDELSTLQNPFTCPHGRPTALRIGRERLEKEFRRR
- the miaB gene encoding tRNA (N6-isopentenyl adenosine(37)-C2)-methylthiotransferase MiaB, whose protein sequence is MLRSELDPALTVHRPSIPVQEALKHAAGLREDLKDAYRGKRYLLKTYGCQMNEHDSEMIAGLLEEMGYAATTDETAADLILFNTCAVRENAENKVFGEIGRVKPLKQLNPQLLLGVCGCMPQEAAVQERVRSTYPWVDVVFGTHNIHRMPELIEQASNAFETVMEVWEQSTETFDELPKARTDQTRAWVNIQYGCNKFCTYCIVPYTRGRERSRTMESIVSEVEELAARGFREVTLLGQNVNDYGLDLGTQFSFLLRAVGRVAGIERVRFTTSNPWNFTDDLIEAIAETKSVCHHIHLPVQSGSNAVLKRMNRGYTREYYLDLVRKIRERIPDVALTTDLIVGFPGETEQDFQETLALVSDVAFDNAYTFSYSARAGTPAAGFKDAVSEDEKKQRLARLMAVQDRFTLLASQRMVGKTVRVLVEGVSRTNGHVLAARTDTNKLVLIEGPLRWIGQTLDVRIVSANTWTLRGECVEKEREARTGS
- a CDS encoding YheC/YheD family protein; translated protein: MSIGVLTASVTRGKPGGDITHFRRLVRLGEQMEIPILIYSLKPSGALETFAWNASAGGFSEIPMRQLPRVLYNRIPTRRLEQMDWVTSFKDRFLREGRTITNPGFLYKDELAKVWSRAPELSANLPVTLVSPSFEEALLAFREYPVWYLKPAHGKAGMGIKRLKCGDRAIEITHQEKGRMRTSELLDEKMVQAFWRNLPARFVLQREAKTLALDGCRADVRLLLHRDLRDGFTRSGAGVRIGPREGITTHVPNGGRLATLNKTLKSLYGKRSEEVDARIEEVVQAGARAIELGCGGVWCELSFDLGLSPEGTPILFEANAKPMKFDETRIETKGKMQLLRTLSHMARR
- the mutS gene encoding DNA mismatch repair protein MutS, yielding MKTPMLDQYDRIKASCPDALLMYRLGDFYELFYDDATLASELLGLTLTGRGKGESRIPMCGVPVHAAEGYIGKLVIAGLRVAICEQVEDPRSVKGIVRREIVRIVTPGTAHEYLREEDGLLRIGTLEVNKAHSGAVVAAILDPLTGDCLRMEATAQEILGWFKTAGVRELIVDSRTSDQASKMIGELATALSVLVSRLPAERAVHTQDSLAQVVESRLVAYVSYTLCATPLHMKPSMSINDTPHLFISAATAHHLELLEPRRFSKRSTSLYDFLHATHTAMGKRVLRQMILYPLADSKAIEARLTVLDHMLENAVARAETAELLRGFRDLEKMCARLSSGAAGPRDLLFIAQSMRRAVRIRKIWEQIATAHAVHALLVDLPRDDAQDVRVEALLVDDPPAVERALGVIREGVDPEIDRLRRIAQDSRSYMAELEARERQRTGIRSLKVAYNRVFGYYIEVTASNRALVPEDYERKQTLAGAERYVTQELRLREAEILSAEEKLRDREEGIVRDMMGDMRQRVPEIQKTATQIGWLDAFLALAEIALRYRFSRPVLDDSIDLEIRAGRHPVVEQGLSGTYVPNDTILTENRQLAIITGPNMGGKSTYMRQVALIVILAQIGSYVPAEYARVGIVDKLFTRIGASDDVASGQSTFMVEMAETAELLTMATERSLILLDEIGRGTATYDGLSIAEAVVEYLHDQVKARTLFATHYHELTELSLRLPRVFNLSVAASTERDSLIFLHHVSEGPADRSYGIDVAKLAGVPKRVTARARVLLKERETQARQMNREQVSFFDDQALQEDRESLAILETITELPLDEWTPREALLYLFELRDRLRSARGNEKEGVGAWDASRN